A single genomic interval of Maniola jurtina chromosome 23, ilManJurt1.1, whole genome shotgun sequence harbors:
- the LOC123877378 gene encoding MAM and LDL-receptor class A domain-containing protein 1-like codes for MFVQCLLFLSIFGSLNADYYRMSLRPQPCIIPRLDHGRVRVRRSTLIKFICLQRYELVGNRYATCKDGRWDAPTPVCVRSGCTVPNIENGIVAASRNNAWVMYFCLPDFKLVGSPAIYCDGRRWNASAPTCVNSKIQNSLSCDFESSLCGWTQDELHDFDWKRLNNKTPSSFLNTGPSHDHTLGPEGSGYYMYIESTSRLENDTARFISPVYERALSENGCFSFFYHMYGSGCGGLRVYQKPDNLPLEVLVQSSDEMKKEYILFEKWGNLGDFWYNSVARLRQFDDNFQIIIEGIRGFTFTSDIAIDDVAILQGENCTAAIVAASTPSPNPYIPDSCVGRCRTLDTADTTPGCGCSSACLVHGNCCPDFFDVCVFVTDSTSADDMLPANSSDDDAAPFTQKLVATTPETTSTSTTTTTTSTTTTTTPRPTTTTTTTTTQRPTTTTTTTTTTQRPTTTSTTTTQQPTTTTQSTSKTTPSTIPTSTIKVTIAPTIKTTLMEVPTTIKKVTTFTTKPTTDMPYGISRTIENHNNYHELIEKRRKENTVETRKLEYTHGIDAEQKSSNGWKVALSVLGVLFCVVVVLALKLGRSARGRVALARLRSRATNDPEVRYLSADNTDY; via the exons atgtttgttcagtgtttattatttttgtccaTATTCGGATCCCTAAATGCTG attactACCGCATGTCGTTGCGGCCGCAGCCCTGTATCATACCGCGGCTGGACCACGGGCGGGTGCGCGTGCGCCGCTCCACGCTCATCAAGTTCATATGCCTGCAGCGGTACGAGCTGGTCGGCAACCGGTACGCCACGTGCAAGGACGGCCGCTGGGACGCGCCCACACCTGTTTGTGTCC GTTCAGGATGTACAGTACCCAATATAGAAAATGGGATAGTAGCAGCCAGTAGGAACAACGCGTGGGTGATGTACTTCTGCTTGCCAGACTTCAAACTGGTGGGCTCCCCCGCCATCTACTGCGACGGCAGGCGATGGAACGCCTCGGCTCCTACGTGCGTTA ATTCCAAAATCCAAAACTCCTTGAGCTGTGATTTCGAGAGTAGCCTGTGCGGGTGGACGCAAGACGAGCTTCACGATTTCGACTGGAAGAGGCTGAACAATAAAACGCCCAGCTCATTTTTGAACACCGGACCCTCGCATGACCACACGTTAGGACCAGAAGGCTCAG GTTACTACATGTACATCGAGAGCACTTCACGTTTAGAAAACGACACGGCTCGCTTCATATCACCAGTTTACGAACGGGCTCTATCAGAAAATGGCTGCTTTTCTTTCTTCTATCACATGTATGGCAG TGGATGCGGCGGGCTCCGAGTGTACCAAAAACCGGACAATCTGCCTCTAGAAGTCCTCGTCCAGTCCAGCGATGAAATGAAGAAGGAGTACATACTTTTTGAGAAGTGGGGAAACCTGGGTGACTTCTGGTACAACTCTGTTGCCAGGCTGAGGCAGTTTGATGACAACTTTCAG ATCATCATAGAAGGCATCCGAGGGTTCACTTTCACCAGTGACATAGCAATTGATGACGTCGCCATTCTTCAGGGGGAGAACTGCACTGCAGCCATAGTTGCCGCCTCTACACCATCGCCGAACCCGTACATAC CTGACTCGTGCGTGGGCCGATGCCGCACGCTGGACACGGCGGACACCACGCCAGGCTGCGGCTGCTCCAGCGCTTGTCTGGTGCACGGGAACTGCTGTCCGGACTTCTTCGACGTCTGCGTCTTTGTAACTG ATTCCACAAGTGCCGACGACATGCTACCGGCGAATAGTTCCGACGACGACGCCGCACCTTTCACACAGAAGCTAGTCGCTACCACACCTGAAACTACCTCTACCTCAACCACTACTACAACAACATcgacaacaacaacaacaacaccACGACCGACAACAACGACCACAACTACAACAACGCAAAGACCAACAACAACCACCACTACAACAACCACAACACAACGACCAACAACAACTTCAACAACAACAACGCAACAACCGACAACAACCACACAAAGCACATCAAAAACAACACCCTCAACCATTCCCACAAGTACAATAAAAGTTACAATCGCACcaacaataaaaactacattAATGGAAGTTCCAACAACAATTAAAAAAGTCACAACATTTACAACAAAACCAACAACTGATATGCCGTATGGAATTTCCAGAACTATAGAGAATCACAATAATTACCACGAACTTATAGAGAagagaagaaaagaaaacaCCGTTGAAACTAGAAAACTAGAGTATACTCACGGAATAG ATGCTGAACAAAAGAGTTCAAACGGTTGGAAAGTAGCTCTATCAGTGTTGGGAGTGTTGTTCTGTGTTGTCGTGGTGCTGGCTTTGAAGCTGGGTCGCAGCGCGCGCGGGCGCGTCGCTCTCGCAAGGCTGCGCAGTCGCGCGACCAACGACCCTGAGGTCCGATATCTGTCCGCCGACAACACGGACTACTGA